The window AAAATACTAAAGCAAGGGGGTAAAGCCTATCTGTCTATTGTGACGGCTTGTTAGGAGGCGGCTTTGGCCTTTACCTCCACTACTTCAAATCCAGCCTGAGTCAGCAGGGCCGCACAAACTCCCTGCCTTCTCGAGGCCTCCTTATTATCCATGATTAGCTCGAACCCGCATGAAGGCGAACGATCCTTAAGATAGCACCTCTTCACTTGCAGCCTTAAGGCCACATCAAGGCTTATCTTCGCTCCACGAAGATAAGCTCCGGTTACATCGTCTCCTTCCACTGTGACAACTCGCGCCAGGCCGGTTAACACATCAGCCCCATCGCCGCCTTCAACTCGAGCGGGGACGCGAGGGGTCGGCAGTCCACCCAACTGTTCCGGACAGACTGCCACCCAAGACTCATGGGCCAGCTTCTTCACCAGGTCATGGCTCAACGAGTGCCGCCCATCGTACCGACATTTAAATCCGACTAAACATGCACTGACCAGGATCATAATGGCATGGTTTTAATGAGTTGTTTCGAAAGTGGCGGCTATTCGAGCTTAGGATTGGTCAAGTTCGCCAAGTCGAGCGATCTGTCCCTCGGACGAACCTTTACCCGGCGGTCTTCTATTTCAAGCCGCCCTTCGGCAAAAAGCTGAATGGCTCGAGG of the Deltaproteobacteria bacterium genome contains:
- a CDS encoding DUF523 domain-containing protein, whose amino-acid sequence is MILVSACLVGFKCRYDGRHSLSHDLVKKLAHESWVAVCPEQLGGLPTPRVPARVEGGDGADVLTGLARVVTVEGDDVTGAYLRGAKISLDVALRLQVKRCYLKDRSPSCGFELIMDNKEASRRQGVCAALLTQAGFEVVEVKAKAAS